A DNA window from Brachionichthys hirsutus isolate HB-005 chromosome 10, CSIRO-AGI_Bhir_v1, whole genome shotgun sequence contains the following coding sequences:
- the nfrkb gene encoding nuclear factor related to kappa-B-binding protein, whose product MDAFTHMLTGPLDPKEENDGQITEECMLGNCRVSLPEDLLEDPAIFFSVMSESTWNEVLSDSQRQHLRQFLPQFPDNNVAEQNGTISDLFNNRKFNFEYPLRLAQKMFRDGYFNPEVVKYRQLCAKSQRKRRLYALQQYHHRLLKQILVSRKDLLESAFQNGLNFPPKRTLPSKTNAEMREPRVRRRLTRILKEVKIECGDSNASSDDDDISLWTPAPQSPSSPTSTVSLRVLPSLSTQDLKTAEKIELGEQDLRAMLHNHREKRKRQPGHPDMMISDIHLGDILSRTNIGRKGTIPLFDLLLPKKKLKDERRKKKMRTIKVESEDPSETLAPSDASSAPPANIINSLPNTPSTPLTNIKEEIVEECQSSPVIVEEIAVSFFSLLENILRTETLSSTSVLEDKVQIWQSSPASSLNVWFSAVPCWSDLVVQALQFLAGETKDGMMALPSGFSPFVEFSDETQQWRWIGPTQDTEKDISALCQLWLDSRDLVVKMENEDMLEITSPTPRVSTDYVVRPSTGDERQVFQIQEQQRYNQPHKAFTFRMHGFESVVGPVKGVFDKEMSLNKAREHTLLRSDRPPYVTILSLVRDAAARLPNGEGTRAEICELLKDSQFLAPDVTSAQVNTVVSGALDRLHYEKDPCVKYDIGRKLWIYLHRSRSQEEFERIHQAQAAAAKARKALQQKPKPASKPKSGSKDGASKVPGCLEGGPDIAPNPMSPTHSSHNSNTHGTPKSPLPCTATTPVKAGVPDTVKPSPGVLLVSPPSLPQLGTILPSSQPGPPASQPVTAQHAARIMSHLAAGSLPQVRVVSSQSGLGSPAGSQHPTLLHQTPHQIRMPVSVAAKGISPAVVSVPLRSQSAGSPVQVSTSVSVSAVARPQSGSPGSPANNPAPPAVLQGVANTNIKQMSITGQLGLKTPGGAGIPITATNLRIQGKDILRLPPSSITTDAKGQTVLRITPDMMATLAKSPVTTVKLSSDFLSAASTGSKSLSATLHVTPPSASSAASCAGEAQATKAGPAAASTLLKAAGDAAIRLMPTLGVTVADQKSRTFSTLSSPDKSGTTIRIMPGLGVIPQKQGQSITMTTATCSKPLTASTCANVVTMAANVMAGAKGITVGSGVSSSPLTLGTATATVRQVPATVVTTQTGKLPARITVPLSVLNQPLKNKSVVTTPIVKGSLNTNIGSLGRNIILTTMPAGTKLIAGNKPVSFVTAQQFQQLQQQGQATQVRIQTVQAQQLQQHMATSSKKSVSTVVVTTAASPKSGPDAAPAPQQ is encoded by the exons CCTGCAATTTTCTTCTctgtgatgagtgaaagcacctGGAATGAAGTGCTGTCAGATTCTCAGAGGCAGCACCTTCGACAGTTTTTGCCACAGTTTCCTGACAACAATGTTGCCGAACAGAACGGCACCATCAGTGACCTGTTCAACAACAGAAAATTCAACTTTGAATATCCCCTCCGTCTCGCACAAAAGATGTTTAGAG ATGGATACTTTAATCCAGAGGTGGTCAAGTACAGACAACTGTGTGCCAAATCTCAGAGAAAGCGCCGGTTGTACGCTCTGCAGCAGTATCACCACAGACTGCTGAAGCAGATCCTTGTCTCCAGAAAG GACCTGCTGGAGTCTGCATTTCAGAATGGTCTGAATTTTCCACCTAAAAGAACGTTACCGTCCAAGACGAATGCTGAAATGCGGGAGCCAAGAGTGAGAAGAAGATTGACTCGGATATTAAAGGAGGTCAAAATTGAGTGTGGAGACAGCAACGCTTCATCTGATGATGACG ACATATCGTTATGGACTCCGGCACCACAATCACCTTCTTCTCCAACGTCTACTGTGTCGCTCAGAGTTCTTCCCAGCCTCTCCACCCAAGACCTAAAGACCGCCG aaaagatAGAACTTGGGGAGCAGGACTTGAGAGCCATGCTACATAACCATCgggagaagaggaagcggcaACCA GGCCATCCAGACATGATGATTTCAGATATCCACCTTGGGGACATCCTCTCAAGAACAAATATTGGCCGGAAGGGGACCATAC CATTATTTGATCTATTGCTTCCTAAGAAAAAGTTGAaagatgagaggaggaagaagaaaatgaggACAATAAAGGTTGAGTCTGAGGATCCGAGTGAAACTCTTGCGCCTTCTGATGCCTCGTCGGCACCACCAGCAAATATCATCAACTCTCTGCCAAATACACCATCGACTCCACTTACAAACATCAAGGAAGA GATTGTGGAGGAGTGTCAGAGCAGCCCAGTAATTGTTGAGGAAATTGCTGTCAGTTTCTTCAGTTTGTTGGAGAACATTTTAAGGACAGAAACTCTTTCCAGTACTTCAGTA TTGGAAGATAAAGTCCAAATATGGCAGTCCTCTCCAGCCAGCTCACTCAACGTGTGGTTCTCTGCTGTTCCTTGTTGGTCTGACTTGGTTGTTCAAGCCCTGCAGTTTCTTGCAGGAGAGACTAAAG ATGGCATGATGGCCCTTCCCAGTGGATTTTCTCCATTTGTGGAATTTTCAGATGAGACTCAGCAGTGGCGGTGGATTG GCCCAACTCAAGATACAGAGAAGGATATCAGTGCACTCTGTCAGCTGTGGCTGGACTCCAGAGATTTAGTTGTGAAG ATGGAAAATGAAGACATGTTAGAGATTACTTCACCCACACCGAGAGT TTCAACTGATTATGTGGTGCGGCCCAGCACTGGAGACGAGAGGCAAGTGTTTCAAATCCAG gagcagCAGAGATACAACCAACCGCATAAAGCGTTCACCTTCAGGATGCATGGCTTTGAGTCTGTGGTGGGTCCAGTTAAAGGGGTGTTTGATAAGGAGATGTCTCTGAACAAAGCCAGAGAGCACACATTGCTCCGCTCGGACCGACCACCATATGTAACCATTCTCTCTCTGG TGCGGGACGCTGCAGCCAGGTTACCCAATGGAGAAGGAACAAGAGCAGAGATTTGTGAACTGCTGAAAGACTCACAGTTTCTTGCTCCAGATGTTACCAGTGCACAG GTGAACACAGTTGTCAGCGGGGCTCTGGATAGACTTCACTATGAGAAAGATCCTTGTGTGAAGTATGACATCGGACGTAAACTCTGGATTTATCTCCACCGTAGTCGCAGTCAAGAGGAGTTCG AGAGGATCCACCAGgctcaagctgctgctgcaaaagcGAGAAAAGCCCTGCAGCAGAAACCGAAACCTGCATCCAAACCT AAGTCTGGAAGTAAAGACGGAGCCAGTAAAGTCCCTGGCTGTCTGGAAGGAGGACCGGATATTGCTCCCAATCCCATGTCACCAACCCATTCTtcacacaacagcaacacacatgGAACGCCTAAGTCACCCTTACCATGCACAGCCACCACACCAGTAAAGGCTGGAGTCCCAGATACGGTCAAACCTAGCCCAGG GGTCCTCCTTGTGTCCCCTCCATCGTTGCCCCAGCTGGGAACCATCTTACCCAGCAGTCAGCCAGGTCCACCAGCTTCTCAGCCAGTCACAGCCCAACATGCAGCTCGGATCATGAGTCACCTGGCTGCCGGCTCCCTGCCTCAGGTGCGGGTGGTTTCTTCTCAGTCTGGTCTGGGCTCTCCGGCAGGAAGTCAGCACCCAACGCTGCTCCATCAGACCCCTCACCAGATCAGGATGCCCGTGTCGGTGGCAGCCAAAGGCATTTCACCG GCAGTGGTTTCTGTACCTCTAAGGAGTCAGTCTGCTGGTAGCCCAGTTCAGGTCTCCACCTCAGTATCTGTGTCTGCGGTGGCCAGACCTCAGAGCGGGTCACCAGGTAGCCCGGCTAACAatcctgctccccctgctgtgCTGCAAGGAGTCGCCAACACCAATATCAAACAG atGTCAATCACTGGCCAGTTGGGACTGAAGACTCCAGGAGGGGCGGGAATTCCAATAACGGCAACAAATCTACGCATCCAGGGTAAAGATATCTTGCGTCTGCCACCATCCTCCATCACCACTGACGCTAAAGGGCAGACAGTGCTGCGGATCACCCCAGACATGATGGCAACGCTTGCCAAATCGCCAGTTACGACTGTCAAGCTCTCCTCGGACTTCTTGAGCGCCGCCTCCACAGGCAGCAAGAGCTTATCAGCCACGCTCCATGTGACGCCTCCCTCTGCCTCCAGCGCTGCATCCTGTGCAGGGGAGGCACAGGCCACTAAAGCAggtcctgctgctgcctctACTTTGCTGAAGGCTGCAGGAGACGCAGCCATTCGTCTGATGCCCACGTTGGGCGTCACGGTGGCCGACCAGAAATCGAGAACCTTCTCTACGCTGTCCTCCCCCGACAAGAGTGGCACCACCATTCGGATAATGCCGGGCCTCGGTGTCATCCCTCAAAAACAGGGCCAGTCCATCACGATGACGACCGCCACATGCAGTAAACCGCTCACGGCCTCTACTTGTGCTAATGTTGTGACCATGGCTGCCAATGTCATGGCGGGGGCAAAGGGGATCACGGTTGGCTCTGGAGTTTCAAGCTCGCCTCTGACGCTTGGAACGGCTACGGCAACTGTGAGACAAGTTCCTGCTACAGTGGTTACCACACAAACG GGGAAGTTACCTGCACGGATAACTGTTCCCCTGTCCGTCCTCAACCAACCGCTGAAGAACAAGAGTGTTGTGACCACGCCTATTGTGAAAGGAAGTCTTAACACAAA TATTGGGAGTCTGGGTAGGAACATTATCCTGACCACCATGCCTGCCGGCACGAAGCTGATCGCGGGAAACAAGCCCGTCAGCTTCGTCACAGCTCAACAGttccagcagcttcagcagcaagGACAGGCCACACAG GTTCGCATCCAAACTGTGCAggcccagcagctccagcagcacatGGCAACAAGCTCCAAAAAATCGGTCTCAACAGTCGTAGTCACGACAGCGGCTTCACCTAAAAGTGGTCCCGATGCTGCACCCGCCCCTCAACAGTGA
- the tmem45b gene encoding transmembrane protein 45B, producing the protein MANFGGHAIPGSFFLFLGFWLTIKHIIQHYWRTNLQKGKPVTPPVFKRMEYIEGGFAIFASFVGVMVEQFVVDGPHAHLYDTANSSWVKLMNWQHSTMYLFYGIFGMARVACTASNLVPAGVDNLALSLALFVEGFLFYYHVHSRPLLDAHIHSLLLVAVFIASASAMLEVFIRNNIILQLFQGCLFILQGSWFYQIGFVLYPPSGPKWDETLHDNVMFITMCFCWHLAVALLLVTWTCATVWFIMKRFSGRIRDVEIGMRNTSTKAGSQKALLEESDED; encoded by the exons ATGGCCAACTTCGGAGGACACGCTATTCCTGGctcctttttcctgtttttgggCTTTTGGctaacaataaaacacattattcAACACTACTGGAGGACAAATCTGCAGAAAGGAAAACCGGTCACGCCACCTGTCTTTAAAAGAATGGAATACATCGAGGGAGGATTTGCAATCTTCGCttcattcgtgg GTGTTATGGTTGAGCAGTTTGTGGTGGACGGGCCCCACGCCCACCTTTACGACACGGCGAACAGCTCATGGGTGAAGCTGATGAACTGGCAGCACAGCACCATGTATTTGTTCTATGGGATCTTTGGGATGGCACGAGTCGCATGCACGGCATCCAATCTGGTGCCGGCCGGTGTCGATAATCTCGCCCTCTCCTTGGCTCTTTTTGTTGAAG GGTTTCTGTTTTATTACCACGTGCACAGCCGGCCTCTTCTGGATGCTCACATTCACTCCCTTCTGCTGGTGGCTGTGTTTATTGCCTCTGCAAGCGctatgttggaggtgtttataaGAAACAACATTATTCTACAGCTCTTCCAAGGATGCTTGTTCATCCTACAGGGCTCGTGGTTCtaccag ATTGGTTTTGTTCTTTACCCACCGAGTGGGCCAAAGTGGGATGAGACGCTACACGACAACGTCATGTTCATCACTATGTGCTTCTGTTGGCACTTAGCTGTGGCCTTGCTCTTAGTGACCTGGACCTGCGCTACGGTTTGGTT CATCATGAAGAGATTCTCTGGAAGGATAAGGGACGTAGAGATTGGAATGCGAAACACATCCACCAAAGCAGGCTCCCAGAAGGCCTTGCTGGAAGAATCAGATGAAGATTGA
- the gng8 gene encoding guanine nucleotide-binding protein G(I)/G(S)/G(O) subunit gamma-8, whose translation MSNNMAKIADARNTVEQLKLEVNIERMMVSKAAAELMAYCENHAKEDPLVTPLASSENPYREKKLFCLIL comes from the exons ATGTCCAACAACATGGCAAAGATTGCAGATGCACGAAACACTGTAGAACAGCTGAAACTGGAGGTCAACATAGAGCGGATGATG GTATCTAAAGCAGCAGCTGAACTGATGGCCTACTGTGAAAATCATGCCAAAGAAGACCCGCTGGTGACACCGCTAGCGTCCTCTGAGAACCCGTATCGAGAGAAGAAATTATTCTGTCTGattttataa
- the LOC137900484 gene encoding bromodomain-containing protein 8-like, whose amino-acid sequence MANGIGKHRLLVIGPTEPWSVREKLCLATSVMKSGDQNWVSVSRAIKPFAESGRPPDWFSQKHCASKYSELLGTTETPKRKRGERGDVVETVENVIVQRLTTDRIEELNKLIKETKEKHRKLKSEAELIQGGYLDSKLETLWEETLQRKKLHEEEAELSRKSTDAAYQARQVAKNTPKQMSGIPIHSPSDCSLSQEFRPGDPCESRTLELASAKNHSGLVRLMTICAPSDPGKDNVNHGPLLNEHSQKKLEVQKDTPSPSPLLSELLKKGNILATNFRLNGDGDLSTANPTAAHETQLSPPGQLLSQAAGAPMLSRLLEPGPTQFPPPLDFMVCADSPSVAPVSVDSAASANKEMQRVASAEDKVSEREEDVTVSYMGDELDLKTAGDVIATVEDKGDEAAEALGAAASEAAPLRRVENSHAFSSACGPFQPHKSQPSVPTEATKSSQSSSPRSSLEGKTDTCEVQGRTSASLSSLCKCGDNCLVAFSMGLRNLTPASSSSCNLKSLHHCQSGEPPQPEAVRLDTRDTYATISKKWARQRPGKPHGDSVLGDSTLTGRQTKAVAGTSVGRGKTASGMKAHGEVNGREECGEEEGDTMQRFSSEPDAEDRFSPQAASFSLQLDTTADSIPSSPASSQFSMCSEHQEALQAHKIWKKAIMLVWRAAANHRYANVFLQPVTDEIAPGYRSIVHRPVDLATIKKNIETGLIRTTAEFQREIMLMFQNAVMYNSLDHDVYHMAVEMQRDVLEQIQQFLATQLIMETSESGITSRSLRGRENAHKQDSTDKDSVSMSSPAFLLSLFDGGTRGRRCAIEADLKMKK is encoded by the exons ATGGCAAACGGGATTGGGA AACACAGGCTCCTTGTGATTGGTCCAACAGAGCCATGGTCGGTGAGGGAGAAGCTGTGTCTGGCCACATCCGTCATGAAGAGCGGAGACCAGAACTG GGTATCCGTCAGCCGAGCCATTAAGCCATTTGCAGAATCTGGGCGACCACCTGACTGGTTCTCTCAAAAG CACTGCGCCTCCAAGTACTCTGAGCTCCTGGGAACAACCGAGACCCCAAA GAGGAAGCGCGGTGAAAGAGGAGACGTGGTGGAGACAGTGGAGAACGTGATCGTACAGAGGCTGACGACTGACAGGATTGAAGAACTCAACAAGTTGATTAAAGAGACGAAGGAGAAGCACAG gaAGCTAAAGAGCGAAGCTGAACTGATTCAAGGAGGGTATCTGGATTCCAAATTAGAAACATTATGGGAAGAAACTCTGCA GAGGAAGAAGCTGCACGAGGAGGAagcagaactgagcagaaaaaGCACAGATGCTGCCTATCAAG CCAGGCAGGTGGCAAAGAACACACCGAAGCAAATGTCAGGCATCCCCATCCATTCCCCCTCAGACTGCTCCCTGAGTCAGGAGTTCAGGCCGGGTGACCCATGTGAGAGCCGGACACTGGAGCTTGCTTCGGCTAAAAAC cATTCAGGATTGGTCAGATTAATGACAATCTGTGCACCTTCTGATCCTGGTAAGGACAACGTAAACCACGGGCCACTTCTGAATGAGCACAGCCAAAAGAAGCTCGAGGTGCAGAAAGACACGCCGTCGCCGTCCCCACTCCTGTCAGAGTTACTGAAGAAGGGCAATATTCTGGCCACAAATTTCAGACTG AATGGGGATGGCGACTTGTCCACAGCAAATCCCACAGCAGCACATGAGACGCAGCTCAGTCCACCCGGTCAGCTTCTCTCCCAGGCAGCAG GTGCCCCGATGCTATCTCGCCTCCTGGAGCCGGGCCCCACCCAGTTCCCTCCCCCATTAGACTTCATGGTCTGTGCAGACTCACCATCCGTCGCTCCTGTTTCTGTTGACTCTGCTGCCTCAGCAAATAAAG AGATGCAAAGAGTTGCCTCTGCAGAGGATAAGGTGTCAGAGCGTGAGGAGGACGTAACTGTGTCCTACATGGGTGACGAGCTGGACCTAAAGACTGCGGGAGACGTTATCGCCACCGTTGAGGACAAG GGAGACGAGGCTGCGGAGGCTTTGGGTGCAGCTGCATCCGAGGCTGCTCCGTTACGGCGTGTGGAGAACAGTCATGCTTTTTCCAGTGCCTGCGGGCCTTTCCAGCCCCACAAGTCTCAGCCCTCAGTGCCCACAGAGGCCACAAAGTCCTCGCAGTCCTCGTCTCCTCGCAGCAGCCTGGAGGGGAAGACAGACACATGTGAAGTTCAGGGTAGGACTTctgcttctctctcctctttgtgCAAGTGTGGAGATAACTGCCTCGTGGCATTCTCCATGGGACTGAGGAACCTGACCCCcgcctcctcatcttcctgcaACTTGAAGAGCTTGCACCACTGCCAGTCTGGAGAACCGCCACAGCCAGAGGCAGTGAGACTGGACACCAGAGACACGTATGCCACCATCAGTAAGAAATGGGCACGGCAAAGACCTGGGAAACCCCACGGAG ACTCTGTATTAGGAGACAGCACATTGACAGGAAGGCAAACAAAG GCAGTGGCCGGAACAAGTGTCGGGCGAGGAAAGACTGCCTCCGGGATGAAAGCGCACGGCGAGGTCAATGGTCGAGAGGAATGTGGAGAAGAAGAGGGCGACACGATGCAGAGATTTTCTTCCGAGCCAGACGCGGAGGATCGGTTTAGCCCCCAAGCAGCTTCCTTTTCTCTGCAGCTCGACACGACTGCAGACTCCATCCCCAGCAGCCCCGCCTCATCGCAGTT CTCAATGTGCAGTGAACACCAGGAGGCGCTACAGGCTCATAAGATCTGGAAGAAAGCCATAATGCTGGTCTGGCGTgcggcagccaatcacag GTATgcaaatgtgtttctgcagccgGTAACTGATGAAATTGCACCTGGGTACCGCAGTATTGTGCACAG GCCCGTGGACCTGGCCACCATAAAGAAGAACATCGAGACCGGCTTGATCCGAACCACTGCTGAATTCCAGAGAGAGATCATGCTGATGTTTCAAAACGCAGTCATGTACAACAGCCTGGATCACGACGTGTACCACATGGCCGTGGAAATGCAGCGTGACGTCCTTGAGCAGATCCAGCAGTTTCTGGCGACGCAGCTCATCATGGAAACCTCAGAGTCTGGTATCACCTCCAGGAGCCTGAGGGGCCGCGAGAACGCGCACAAGCAGGACTCCACTGACAAG GACTCTGTCTCCATGTCCTCTCCTgccttcctcctttctcttttt GACGGTGGCACCAGGGGGCGCCGTTGTGCCATAGAAGCTGATCTCAAGATGAAGAAATGA
- the dnajc18 gene encoding dnaJ homolog subfamily C member 18: MDKEEADRLIEKAKLCLRSGRKDRALQLLYEAQNTCPSTRARVLIDAIVRNGGAASPEENHVPPPAGWRDEDLRRRETSQPSGDDKKSYTEEQRQGVLRIKNCKDFYEILGVPKDAGEEDLKKAYRKLALKFHPDKNFAPGATDAFKAIGNAYALLSNPEKRQRYDQYGDASAAQEAPQPSGHSHPGHYRSFHRDFEPDISPEELFNIFFGGRFPTGNIHVYTNQGASYSQFYQPRRRRAYERREEVVEENQNQSQNTFTAFLQLLPVLVLILISVFTQMMATNPPYSLFYKPAMGLVVSRETQHMGVPYYVDKRFEKEYRGAALDELEKTIESDYIEYLQNSCWKEKQQKSDLANLGQLYRDERLKQKAESMRLDNCEKLHRLVGRQRGK; the protein is encoded by the exons ATGGACAAAGAGGAGGCGGACAGGCTGATTGAAAAGGCAAAGCTGTGTTTACGGTCGGGACGGAAGGACCgggcgctgcagctgctgtacgAAGCCCAGAATACTTGCCCCAGCACCCGGGCCAGAG TGCTGATAGATGCCATCGTACGGAATGGCGGCGCGGCGTCTCCAGAGGAGAACCACGTGCCCCCGCCGGCGGGCTGGAGAGACGAGGACCTCAGACGCAGAGAAACGAGTCAGCCGAGCGGCGACGACAAGAAGAGCTACACGGAGGAGCAACGGCAGGGCGTCCTCAG GATAAAGAATTGCAAGGACTTCTATGAAATCCTGGGTGTCCCTAAAGATGCCGGCGAGGAGGATTTGAAGAAGGCGTACAGGAAGTTGGCCCTTAAGTTTCACCCTGACAAGAACTTTGCTCCTGGAGCCACAGACGCTTTCAAAG CAATAGGCAACGCTTACGCGTTGCTGAGCAACCCAGAGAAGAGGCAACGGTACGATCAGTACGGAGACGCATCTGCAGCTCAGGAGGCGCCGCAGCCCTCCGGTCACAGCCACCCCGGGCACTACCGAAGCTTCCACAGGGACTTTGAGCCCGACATTTCCCCCGAGGAACTCTTCAACATTTTCTTCGGAGGAAGATTCCCCACAG GGAATATCCATGTGTACACAAACCAGGGCGCCTCCTACTCTCAGTTCTATCagcctcgccgccgccgcgcaTACGAGAGGCgtgaggaggtggtggaggagaaccagaaccagagtcaG AACACCTTCACAGctttcctgcagcttctccccgTGCTGGTGCTAATCCTCATATCAGTGTTTACTCAGATGATGGCCACTAACCCGCCCTACAGTCTCTTCTATAAACC GGCCATGGGACTGGTGGTGTCGAGGGAAACGCAGCACATGGGCGTGCCGTACTACGTGGACAAAAGATTTGAGAAGGAATACCGCGGCGCGGCGCTAGACGAGCTGGAGAAAACCATCGAGAGCGACTACATCGAATACCTGCAGAACAGCTGCTGGAAAGAGAAACAGCAAA AATCTGACCTGGCAAACCTCGGACAACTGTACCGAGACGAGCGCTTAAAGCAGAAGGCGGAGTCGATGAGGCTGGACAACTGCGAGAAGCTGCATCGATTGGTCGGCCGTCAGAGAGGCAAATAA